One window of the Thermococcus sp. P6 genome contains the following:
- a CDS encoding translation initiation factor IF-5A: MGDKTKTQVSKLKRGRYILIDGEPCRIVNITVSSPGKHGSAKARIEAVGIFDGKVRSIVKPTSAEVDVPIIDKRTAQIISITPDTVQIMDMETYELYDVPIEGGVDDEIKDQLREGINVEYWETLGRIKVMKLKGE, encoded by the coding sequence ATGGGAGATAAAACGAAGACTCAGGTAAGCAAGCTCAAACGCGGAAGATACATCCTCATTGACGGGGAACCCTGCAGGATAGTTAACATAACCGTTTCCTCACCCGGAAAGCACGGTTCCGCCAAGGCAAGGATAGAGGCCGTTGGGATCTTTGACGGTAAGGTCAGGAGCATCGTCAAACCCACCAGCGCCGAGGTTGACGTGCCTATAATCGACAAGAGAACCGCCCAGATTATCTCGATTACCCCCGACACGGTCCAGATAATGGACATGGAGACCTACGAGCTCTACGACGTTCCGATAGAGGGCGGCGTCGATGATGAGATCAAGGACCAGCTCAGGGAGGGCATTAACGTCGAGTACTGGGAGACCCTTGGCAGGATAAAGGTGATGAAGCTCAAGGGTGAGTGA
- a CDS encoding sodium-dependent transporter, with amino-acid sequence MRKVSFLMAFLITGYILGIWNFLILPKYYITFGLRGSLIALVTMLVALFLIFGEAESTRKTRYLIYELFFKVARTPALIFTLLTFLLVMLGITTYYSSYGIVYAFDIPQGYLPAITLGTLLLAMILLVLAKGRTLEVISVLSILFILFAVTSAVFIRDQALSTVRAPQAVRYMENAVSAITSPGAPLTFRGVVYLIVSVLISSGLGAGVYYVVGSFAPEDLDLRKVLAGVLLLQVILSFAAAFTVAYSLGTAYQGFGRAFRNPSVPAEESMSLFLKFQNLKEYTTNSEKSPINSIEVFYSIPYVLRGNVPNAGRLIYLLMFSLYFAGLTTIIVLLEMGGQMLSEVMQLRRGTSLTVVALLGFLLSAVMMVAEVRVMFLVVPFSVGAIVVALEAYPLLSSELEKNSIAVGATMVLLLIVGLYTLYNSFRASTSTVKLGAIIGLVLFVPLFMNGVLLRGRR; translated from the coding sequence ATGAGAAAGGTAAGTTTCCTGATGGCGTTTTTGATAACGGGGTACATACTCGGGATCTGGAACTTCCTCATACTGCCGAAGTACTACATAACCTTTGGCCTCAGGGGATCCCTGATAGCACTGGTGACGATGCTCGTTGCCCTCTTCCTGATATTCGGCGAGGCCGAGAGCACCAGGAAAACCCGGTACCTGATATACGAGCTGTTCTTTAAAGTTGCCCGCACTCCGGCACTGATCTTTACCCTGCTAACCTTCCTGCTCGTGATGCTCGGAATAACGACCTACTACTCCTCCTACGGCATTGTCTATGCCTTCGATATCCCTCAGGGTTACCTTCCCGCCATAACCCTCGGGACCCTGCTCCTGGCGATGATCCTCCTCGTCCTCGCCAAGGGAAGGACTCTTGAGGTAATCTCAGTGCTCTCGATACTCTTCATACTCTTTGCGGTAACATCGGCGGTCTTTATCAGGGATCAGGCACTTAGCACCGTTAGGGCACCGCAGGCGGTCCGGTACATGGAAAACGCGGTCTCGGCGATTACCTCCCCAGGGGCTCCCCTGACATTCAGAGGCGTGGTTTACCTGATAGTTTCCGTGCTCATCTCCTCCGGTCTCGGTGCGGGGGTTTACTACGTCGTGGGAAGCTTCGCTCCCGAGGACCTCGATCTCAGGAAAGTACTGGCCGGTGTTCTACTTCTCCAGGTAATACTCAGCTTCGCCGCAGCCTTCACCGTTGCCTATTCCCTCGGTACGGCCTATCAGGGGTTCGGGAGGGCTTTCCGCAACCCCAGCGTACCCGCCGAGGAGTCCATGAGCCTGTTCCTCAAATTCCAGAACCTCAAGGAGTACACCACCAACAGCGAGAAGAGCCCGATCAACTCCATCGAAGTCTTCTACTCGATCCCGTACGTGCTCAGGGGCAACGTTCCAAACGCCGGGAGGTTGATATACCTGCTCATGTTCTCGCTTTACTTCGCCGGTCTTACCACCATAATAGTCCTGCTCGAGATGGGCGGTCAGATGCTGTCGGAGGTCATGCAGCTCAGAAGGGGGACGAGCCTGACGGTGGTGGCGCTCCTCGGCTTCCTGCTCTCGGCGGTTATGATGGTGGCCGAGGTCAGGGTGATGTTCCTCGTGGTGCCCTTCAGCGTTGGCGCCATAGTTGTGGCCCTAGAGGCCTATCCTCTTCTTTCGTCGGAACTTGAGAAAAACAGTATTGCGGTGGGGGCCACGATGGTCCTCCTCCTGATCGTAGGTCTTTACACGCTCTACAACTCCTTCAGGGCATCCACGAGCACGGTGAAGCTCGGCGCTATCATCGGGCTGGTACTCTTCGTGCCGCTGTTTATGAACGGGGTGCTGCTCAGGGGCAGGCGTTGA
- a CDS encoding 16S rRNA methyltransferase, protein MLHLVIAEAELEPVPGSILRHPAILSHAKRRGKRPEEMILDATYHHSAIKNLPEGERRGRPDIVHVCLLNALESIACREGLLRVYVHTRNDEVIYINPETRIPRNYNRFVGLMESLFKRRAVPEDLKLLRMEDRFLGELVREIDPDGVFVMHERGEPVNPGEFGRILSGFENPLVIVGGFPHGDFRRKIPGRRVSLYREPLMAWTIVNEVIVNFEHASL, encoded by the coding sequence ATGCTCCATCTGGTGATAGCTGAGGCGGAGCTCGAACCTGTTCCCGGGAGTATCCTCAGACATCCGGCCATCCTCAGCCACGCAAAGAGGAGGGGAAAACGGCCGGAGGAGATGATCCTCGATGCCACCTACCACCATTCCGCCATTAAAAACCTTCCCGAGGGAGAAAGGCGGGGGAGGCCGGACATAGTCCACGTCTGCCTCCTTAACGCCCTCGAGAGCATAGCCTGCAGGGAGGGTCTGCTGAGGGTTTACGTGCACACGAGGAACGACGAGGTTATCTACATCAATCCAGAAACGAGGATCCCAAGGAACTACAACCGGTTCGTGGGGTTGATGGAGAGCCTCTTCAAGAGGCGGGCCGTCCCGGAGGACCTTAAACTGCTCCGGATGGAGGATAGATTCCTCGGGGAGCTGGTGAGGGAGATAGATCCTGACGGGGTTTTCGTGATGCACGAGAGGGGTGAGCCCGTGAACCCCGGGGAGTTCGGGAGGATCCTTTCCGGTTTTGAAAATCCCCTCGTGATCGTTGGGGGTTTTCCACACGGAGACTTCAGAAGGAAAATCCCGGGTAGGAGGGTGAGCCTTTACCGGGAACCGCTCATGGCGTGGACGATTGTGAACGAGGTTATAGTCAATTTTGAGCATGCGAGCCTCTAA